DNA sequence from the Anaerobranca californiensis DSM 14826 genome:
GTCCAACATTGATATATCTACTGTACTTTGATCCTTTGAAATACCAATTTCACCTAAAAACCTGTGTATACTTTCAGGGGTATATCCCCTTCTTCTTAAACCTTTAATAGTCGGTAATCGGGGGTCATCCCAGCCATCTACGTAATTGCCATATACTAGTTCCTTTAAATAGCGTTTACTTGTTACTACACCGGTTAAATTAAATCTGCCAAATTCCCTTTGTTTTGGAGGTTCAGGAATTTCTAACTCTTCTAAGAACCATTCATACAAAGGACGGTGATCTTTAAATTCTATAGAGCAAAGGGAGTGGGTTACTCCTTCAATGGCATCTTGGAGAGGATGGGCAAAATCGTACATAGGGTAAATACACCATTTATTTCCCCTGCGATAGTGTTCTGCATGGATAATTCTGTACATTACAGGATCCCTCATATTGATATTAGGGGAAGCCATATCAATTTTTGCCCTAAGTACCTTAGAACCGGCAGGGAATTCACCATTTTTCATTCTTTGGAATAAATCGAGGTTTTCCTCAATGCTCCGATTACGATAAGGACTTTCCTTTCCTGGCTCTGTTAGTGTTCCTCTGTACTTTCTGATTTCTTCAGGGGTTAAATCACAGACATAAGCTTTTCCTTTTTTAATTAATTGAATGGCATATTCATAAGTTTTTTCAAAATAATCGGAACCATATAATATCCTATCAGGTACAAACTTTAACCAATACATGTCGTCAATAATTGCTTGAGCATATTCTTCTTTTTCTTTTAAAGGGTTAGTATCGTCGAACCTGAGGTTAAAAGTACCGCCAAATTTTTTAGCTATAGTATAGCTAATATTGATGGCATAAGCACTACCTAAATGAAGATAGCCATTAGGCTCTGGTGGGAAACGGGTACATATTTCTCTACTAAAGGTACCAGCTTCTATATCCCGTTCAACCTCTAAGTGGAGAAAGTTATAAGCTAAGGGATCTTTCGCTATATTATTTTCTTCAGCCATAAATTTTACCTCCTTAATTTTATAAATTTTATTGTAAAATAAAAACTTTCATCGCCAAGACTTTAAGCCTTGGGGACGAAAGTTGATTTCGTGGTGCCACCCCAATTTATCAATATGTCACCATATTGAACTTATAAGGTATTAAAATACCTATGCTCTATAACAGGAGCAACTGTCACAGCATCCCCTTTGAGCTTAAAGGTTCCGTGTGAAGCTCAGAGACTTGGTTCAATTAAAGGTTCATACTCCTTCCCAGCTACCGGAGCTCTCTGGCAAGAACTGCTTTAATCTACTCTTCTCTTCATCGCCGTAAAATATTAAATTTTAATATTAGTTTTTAACTTTTAGTGTAATCTATACTATCAAAGGTGAATTTTGTTGTCAATAAATTATCTAAAAATTTAAGGTTTTAAACCATGGACAGGTATGGCCATCTACGCTGTATTTACATCTAGGTTTACAGTGATAACATAAATTTATAGCTTCACCCTTTATAGCTTTATTTGTCCAGTTAGGGTCAGCTAATAGAGCCCTTCCTACGGCAACCATATCAATTAAATCCTTTTCTAAAAGGTATTCAGCTTCTTTTGGTTCTCTAATTCCAAAAACACAAGCTACGGGAATATTAACAGCTTTCCTAAGTTCTACACCCATATATGTAATGAAAGAAAAGGGGAAGTCCTGAGGTACTTCTAAGTTTTTAATACCAATACCATTAGAGACATTTAAAATATTGACACCTAATTTCTCTAATTGTTGAGCAAGATGTTTATCTTCAGCAAAGGTAGGATCATTTACTCCGAAACGATAACTAATTATAAAGTCTTGTCCACATGCTTTGCGGATTTCTTGGACAATTTCTAAAGGTAGTCTAAACCTGTTTTCCATAGTACCACCGTAGAGATCATCCCGTTTATTTATTAAGGGTGATGTAAATTGATTGAGGAGATAACTGTGGGCACCATGGACCTCAACACCATCAAGGCCAGCTTTTTGGGCACGTATTGCAGCATTTATAAAGTCCTCTTTTAACTTTTGAATATCCTCTAAAGTCATAGGTGTGTATTCTTTTGAGTTTTCCTCTGTTTTTATAGGTGAAGGGACAAAAACTTTATCACCTACAGATTTCATGCCAGCATGGACTAGTTGAACAACGACTTTAGCTCCATGTTTATGACACTCCTGTGCTATTTTAGCAAATTGAGGGATGTGTTCATCTTTCCATATCCCCAATTGACTAGCTGCTAATCTCCCTTCTTTAGAAACTGCTGCAGCTTCCACAACTATTAGACCAGTACCACCTTGAGCCCTTAGGCCATAGTGCCGTTGTCTATCAACGGTTTCAAATCCATCATCATCTGCCCAGTTAAAACAAACAAGGGGTGGCATCAAAATTCTATTTTTTACCTCTTTACCGTTAATAAGGATAGGTTTGTCAATAACACTAGCCATATATAAAACCTCCTGACTTTTTATTTAATTATACACCAAAATTTAGAAAAAAATAAGGGGAATAAAGGGTTTAGATAGTTATATAATAAAAAAGCTGGTATAATAGGAGGAAACATTAAATTAATTTTGAAAGGAATGTTATATTACAGATGGAAATAAAAAAAGATACTTGGCAATTGTTAGATAACTTAAAACCCTTTATTAGAGAAGCTTGGGAAAGACATAAATTTTCTAAACCAACTCCAATACAATTTAAAAGCATACCCCAAATTTTAGAAGGAAAGGATGTAATAGCCCATTCCCCTATAGGTACGGGAAAAACCTTAGCGTATTTAATTCCCCTATTGGAAAAAATAGATCCTTTAAACAAAAATGTTCAAGGGTTAATTTTAGTCCCTTCCCATGAATTAGCGATGCAAATTTATGGAGTAATAAAAGAATGGACGGAAAAGACACAAATTGTGTCTACTCCCCTTATAGGAGGGGCTAATATAAATAAGCAAATAGAAAAACTTAAAGAAAAACCCCACCTAGTTGTAGGGACAGTGGGACGAATAATTGAATTGATAAATTTGAAAAAATTAAAAACCCATGGAATAAAAACTATTGTCCTTGATGAATTTGATGCTTTAATGGCAGCGGAACATATCAATAAAATCCAAACTATTATCAAAGCCACTTTAAGGGATAGGCAGATTTTATGTTTCTCCGCTACTTTACCGAAAGAAGTAAAAGAGCTAGCCTTTAGTATAACTAATGATCCAAAGTTAATTGAAATACATAAAGAAGAAAAGGATAACAATACCCAGCATTTTTATATTGAAGTAGAAGCTAGAAAAAAAGTAGATTTACTATCTAAAATATTAAAAAATGAAAAAATGAAAGTCCTATGTTTTGTTAACAACCACCATAAACTTTTAGAATTAGAAGCCAAGCTTATCTTTAAAGGCCATGTGTTTAAGACCTTATCCAGTAATACTGGGAAAAGGGAAAGGGTAGAAGCTATTCAAAGTTTTAAAAAGGGAATAGTAATGACATTATTAGCTACAGAAGTTTCTGCCCGGGGTCTAGATATTCCAGGTATAACCCATGTAATTAACTACGATATCCCCTTTGATGAAAAGGGATATATCCATAGAACTGGAAGATGTGGGAGAATGGGAGCTAAAGGAACAGTTATTTCTTTAGTGACGAAAAATGAAGCTCTACAGCTAAAAAGAATCTGCCGTAAAATTAAAGGTATTTCATTAAAAGAAAAAGTTTTATCTTATGGGAAACTAGTTGATCCCCAATAATTTTTCTCCCTCTATTTTTAAAAATTTAAACAATAAAGGGAAATAGCTTTACTTTGTCAGTAAAGCTATTTCTTCATCTGTTAAATGTCGATATTCTCCTAATTTTAAATTTTCATCTAGTGTTAATTCTCCCATTGCAATCCGTTTAAGGTAAATTACCTTTTTACTTACTGCTTGAAACATCCTTTTTACCTGATGAAACTTTCCTTCATAAATGGTCAATTGGATTTGGGAAATTTCACCACTTTCAATTATTTCTAAATGGCCAGGCATAGTACGGTAACCATCATCCAAAGTAACACCTTTACTAAAAATTTGTATATCCTTTTCTGTAACTTCTCCTAAGATGTCGGCATAGTAAACTTTAGGCACCTTTTTTTTAGGGGAAGTAAGTTTATGTGCCAATTTACCATCATTAGTTAAAAGGAGCAGTCCTTCAGTATCTTTGTCTAACCTACCAACGGGGAAAGGGCTAAAGGCTTTATCTTCTTCCTTTAAAAGATCTACTACCACAGGATCTTTATCATCTTCGGTAGCAGATAAAACGCCTTTAGGTTTATTCATCATAAGGTAAATAAACTCTCTATAAACAACAGGTTTACCATTTAAAATGATTTCATCATTATAAGGATCCACATAGTCAGATGGATCTTGGACCAATGCTCCATTAACTAAGACATTACCGTATTTAATTAGTTTTTTAATATCCTTTCTAGAGCCAAACCCTAAATTAGATAGGACTTTATCTAATCTCATTTTTTTAGTCAATTTTAACATCTCCTTCTTGGTATTTCCAGCCAGGGGGATACTCATTTTTCAAGGAAAGATCTGAGCTTTTAGCCCAACCTAGGGGATAAAAATCTATAGAAATTAAATACCAGCCTTTAGACCACCTAATACCTTCTTTAGTAATAGTTTCTCCCTTTAGATAACGAAGGGCAAGATTTAAATCTTTTTCATCATTAGAATGAAGGTTTAAACATTGTGTAGCCCTTTGGCATTGTTCTTTATTTATAGCCATAGCTAGAGCTTGACTGGGCTTAAAACGGCCCTTTTGTATAGTACCTAAAAGAAGCCCAGATCTTAAGACTTTCAATCCTTTTAAAGGGGGTAACTCCTTATTTTCCCAAAGTATGTGGCCTTTTCTTTCTAATATAACACCATTGTTAGGTAAAATATCAAAAATGGATGAAGGGTCCTTCCAAATATTTATACTAAATTCTTTTAGAATTTCTAAGTTTTTTTGATCTAGGGCGATGTTATTGGTTTCTCCTTGAGAATTATTTGGGACATTACTTCTATTATCCTTTAATAAAGCGGCGAAGTGACCTTCGCCATTAACTTTATGGGGCCACAGCCTTTCAGATTTTTCTAATGAAAATTGGGGAAAGGATTTAAGGAAATCATTTATTTGTAATTCATTTTCCTCAGGGGAAAAGGTACAAGTAGAGTAGACCACTTTTCCACCAGGTTTTAACAACTTAGGTACCAAACTTAAAATTTCCTTTTGCCAAAGGACATATTTATTAACTTCTTCTTCACTCCAAAATTTTATCATCTGAGGATCTTTTCTAAACATTCCTTCACCGGAACAAGGGGCATCAACTAAGATTTTATCAAAAAACTCTGGGAAAAAATCGGCGATATTTTGAGGGCTTTCATTGAGGACAAGGATGTTTTTTACTCCATATCGTTCTATATTTTTTAATAAAACTTTACTCCGTTTTTCACTGATATCATTTACCACTAACAAGCCACTATTCTTTAGTTTAGCAGCTAGTTGTAAAGACTTGCCACCGGGGGCAGCACAAAGGTCTAATACATTATCCCTTGGCTGAACATCCAAAAGCTCTGCCGGCAACATTGCACTAGGTTCTTGTATATAGTATAGTCCGGCATAATAATACGGGTGTTTAGCAGGTCTATACTCTTCATCATTGTAATAATAACCATCACTACACCAAGGTACTTTTTCATTAAGGTAAGGCAACTTACACTTTAACTCTTGGGTAGTAATTTTCAATGAATTTGCTCTAAGGCCTGATTTTTTAGGATAGTTATAACTATCTAGAAAACAAGGAAATTCTTCCTTTAACAATTCTTGCATTTTATTTAAGAAAGGTTTTGGCAATTCCATAACTAACCCTCTTTTCTCTAAAAATATAATTAAATTTTATAATAATTTAACGACATTTTCTAGATTAATAATTAAATATCCGGTAGAAATCCAGTAGATGTGTTAAAATAATAATAAAAATATCTAAATTTAAAAGGTTAGGGATGTTAGCATGAAAAAAAGTTATATGTTAAATAATTGTAAAATTATAGGTGATCAATTTAGAGAAAAAAATCAGCTAGATAAAGCGCTAAAATATTATTTAAAAGGGTATAATCTCTATGGTGGTGAAAATGATCCGGAATTATTGCTAGAATTAGGATTATTATTTGGAGAAATGGGAGATTTGCCTCAAAGTGAAAAAATCTTAATACGGTTAATAGAAATAGAACCGCAAAATCCCACTGGGTTTTATAGCCTAGCTATTACTTTAGAGGAAATGGGAGAATTCCATAGGGCAATTGAATGCTATAAAAAGGCAATTGAATTAGATCCCCAGTACTATCATGCCCATTTTTTTCTAGCGAACCTCTATGATGATTTAGGAGATAAAGAAAAAGCTATAACCCATTATAAAAAAGTTATTGAAATTGAGAAGGATTATTTTTGGGCATATGTAAATTTAGGTTCAATATATGAAGAATTAGGGGAATATCAACAATCCTTAGAATTAACGGAAAAAGCTTTAAAGATAGATGGAAATAACTATAAAGCCTTATTTAATTTAGGAGTCATTCACAAAAAGTTAGGGGATAGAGAAAAGGCAAAAAAATTTTACTTAAAAAGTATTGAAGAAAACCCCTATTATCCTTATTCCTATTTTAATTTAGCCCATATCTATGGGGAGGAGGGGGATTATTTAACAGGGATTAAATTATTGTCACAAGGGATAAAAAAGAATAAGGATATAGCAGTCCTTTATTATAATCGGAGTTGTTATTATGCTTTATTAGGAAAAAAAGAAAGTGCTTTACGGGATTTAATAACAGCAACCCGATTAGATGAAAAACTAATTTCATATATGAAAAAAGATAAAGAGCTTGATAGTATTAGGGATATGAAAGGATATAAATTACTTTTTGAAGAATAGGTTATTTAACCCGTGGGCAACCACGGGTTTATAAATATTCTCTTTTCACCAAATAATATAATAGTAGGAACCCTAAGACTACAAAGATTATGGTAAATAGCACTTCCGTTAATATTGATTCCATTATAATTCTCCTTTTAAAAATTTTTCAATATATATATTCCCTCAGAAACAATCAAATAATTACAGACTAAAATTAAAAAAACAATAAAATGGGGTGGGATCATGGAATTTTTAGAGGTAATATTCAAACAATATTAGCTTTTTTTACAATTTTGTTCATAACCAGGTTATTAGGTAGACAACAGATTTCCCAATTAACACTATATGAATACATAAATGGTATTACCTTTGGTTCAATTGCGGCAAATTTAGCTACAGATCTAAATCAAAAAACTTATCAGCATCTTGTTGGTTTAATTCTATTTGGAGCTTTAACAGGGTTAGTATCCTATTTGTCGTTAAAAAATCGTCCCTTTAGAAAAGTTGTAGAAGGAGAACCTATATTAGCTATTCATGAAGGAAAGTTATTAGAACAAAACCTTAAAAAAGCCAGATATAGTGTAGATGAACTAAATGAATTGCTAAGGAAAAAAGATTGTTTTAACATTAGTGATGTTCAATATGGTATACTAGAGATAAATGGAGAACTTTCGTTAATAAAAAAACCGGAAAAAGATAATGTTAAAATTGAAGATTTAGCCATTACTAAACCTAAGGGAGATGGTATAGCTACAGAACTGATTATAGGCGGACAAATAATTTATGAAAATTTACAAAAGAAAAATTTAAAAGGAAAGGATTTATTGAAAATATTGAAAAATTTCAATGTAAAGGAAGTTAGTGAAGTTATGTACTGTACCATTGATACTAATGGTAATTTTTATGTAGATAAATATAAAGATGATCTACAGGAAAAAGTGGATTTTAGTGAAGATAATCAAAATGTTTAACAAAACTAGGAAGATAACAACACAATATGATTAATCTGGGAGTTGGACATGCTATTCATAAAAAATAAGGGGGATAATAATGAGAAAATTAGCTTTGGTAATTGTCCTTTTGTTTTTAATAAGTGGTTGTTTTTGGGGAAATAATCAAAATTTAGAACAACCCCTAGAACCTAAACCACAACCTCAAGAGATAATTGAAGGGGAAAAAATAGTTGAAATAACAATAGCTAGTGTTGGAGACATCATGGTCCATTCAAGACAATTTGAGGCTGCCTATGATCCTCAAACAAAAATGTATAATTTTGAAAACAACTTTACTTTGATCAAAGACTATATAAAACT
Encoded proteins:
- a CDS encoding pseudouridine synthase, with amino-acid sequence MLKLTKKMRLDKVLSNLGFGSRKDIKKLIKYGNVLVNGALVQDPSDYVDPYNDEIILNGKPVVYREFIYLMMNKPKGVLSATEDDKDPVVVDLLKEEDKAFSPFPVGRLDKDTEGLLLLTNDGKLAHKLTSPKKKVPKVYYADILGEVTEKDIQIFSKGVTLDDGYRTMPGHLEIIESGEISQIQLTIYEGKFHQVKRMFQAVSKKVIYLKRIAMGELTLDENLKLGEYRHLTDEEIALLTK
- a CDS encoding tetratricopeptide repeat protein, which produces MKKSYMLNNCKIIGDQFREKNQLDKALKYYLKGYNLYGGENDPELLLELGLLFGEMGDLPQSEKILIRLIEIEPQNPTGFYSLAITLEEMGEFHRAIECYKKAIELDPQYYHAHFFLANLYDDLGDKEKAITHYKKVIEIEKDYFWAYVNLGSIYEELGEYQQSLELTEKALKIDGNNYKALFNLGVIHKKLGDREKAKKFYLKSIEENPYYPYSYFNLAHIYGEEGDYLTGIKLLSQGIKKNKDIAVLYYNRSCYYALLGKKESALRDLITATRLDEKLISYMKKDKELDSIRDMKGYKLLFEE
- a CDS encoding NADH:flavin oxidoreductase, producing the protein MASVIDKPILINGKEVKNRILMPPLVCFNWADDDGFETVDRQRHYGLRAQGGTGLIVVEAAAVSKEGRLAASQLGIWKDEHIPQFAKIAQECHKHGAKVVVQLVHAGMKSVGDKVFVPSPIKTEENSKEYTPMTLEDIQKLKEDFINAAIRAQKAGLDGVEVHGAHSYLLNQFTSPLINKRDDLYGGTMENRFRLPLEIVQEIRKACGQDFIISYRFGVNDPTFAEDKHLAQQLEKLGVNILNVSNGIGIKNLEVPQDFPFSFITYMGVELRKAVNIPVACVFGIREPKEAEYLLEKDLIDMVAVGRALLADPNWTNKAIKGEAINLCYHCKPRCKYSVDGHTCPWFKTLNF
- a CDS encoding RsmB/NOP family class I SAM-dependent RNA methyltransferase, which codes for MELPKPFLNKMQELLKEEFPCFLDSYNYPKKSGLRANSLKITTQELKCKLPYLNEKVPWCSDGYYYNDEEYRPAKHPYYYAGLYYIQEPSAMLPAELLDVQPRDNVLDLCAAPGGKSLQLAAKLKNSGLLVVNDISEKRSKVLLKNIERYGVKNILVLNESPQNIADFFPEFFDKILVDAPCSGEGMFRKDPQMIKFWSEEEVNKYVLWQKEILSLVPKLLKPGGKVVYSTCTFSPEENELQINDFLKSFPQFSLEKSERLWPHKVNGEGHFAALLKDNRSNVPNNSQGETNNIALDQKNLEILKEFSINIWKDPSSIFDILPNNGVILERKGHILWENKELPPLKGLKVLRSGLLLGTIQKGRFKPSQALAMAINKEQCQRATQCLNLHSNDEKDLNLALRYLKGETITKEGIRWSKGWYLISIDFYPLGWAKSSDLSLKNEYPPGWKYQEGDVKID
- a CDS encoding DEAD/DEAH box helicase, with amino-acid sequence MEIKKDTWQLLDNLKPFIREAWERHKFSKPTPIQFKSIPQILEGKDVIAHSPIGTGKTLAYLIPLLEKIDPLNKNVQGLILVPSHELAMQIYGVIKEWTEKTQIVSTPLIGGANINKQIEKLKEKPHLVVGTVGRIIELINLKKLKTHGIKTIVLDEFDALMAAEHINKIQTIIKATLRDRQILCFSATLPKEVKELAFSITNDPKLIEIHKEEKDNNTQHFYIEVEARKKVDLLSKILKNEKMKVLCFVNNHHKLLELEAKLIFKGHVFKTLSSNTGKRERVEAIQSFKKGIVMTLLATEVSARGLDIPGITHVINYDIPFDEKGYIHRTGRCGRMGAKGTVISLVTKNEALQLKRICRKIKGISLKEKVLSYGKLVDPQ
- a CDS encoding glutamine--tRNA ligase/YqeY domain fusion protein gives rise to the protein MAEENNIAKDPLAYNFLHLEVERDIEAGTFSREICTRFPPEPNGYLHLGSAYAINISYTIAKKFGGTFNLRFDDTNPLKEKEEYAQAIIDDMYWLKFVPDRILYGSDYFEKTYEYAIQLIKKGKAYVCDLTPEEIRKYRGTLTEPGKESPYRNRSIEENLDLFQRMKNGEFPAGSKVLRAKIDMASPNINMRDPVMYRIIHAEHYRRGNKWCIYPMYDFAHPLQDAIEGVTHSLCSIEFKDHRPLYEWFLEELEIPEPPKQREFGRFNLTGVVTSKRYLKELVYGNYVDGWDDPRLPTIKGLRRRGYTPESIHRFLGEIGISKDQSTVDISMLDHCLREDLKEKVNTVMAVFHPLKVVITNYPEGEEELLEIENNSLNPQLGTRMVPFGREIFIEREDFMEEPVKGFKRLSPGVEVRLKGAYFIKCNEVIKNEKGEIVELHCTYDPQTKSGSGFNERKPKGTIHWVPAKQGIFVDIHLYDRLLLDDDLLKDETKTWEEKINPQSFIKLTNCVVEPAIKGANVEDKFQFIRQGYFCVDSKYTTSEKLVFNRIVPLKDSWKKK
- a CDS encoding DUF421 domain-containing protein encodes the protein MGWDHGIFRGNIQTILAFFTILFITRLLGRQQISQLTLYEYINGITFGSIAANLATDLNQKTYQHLVGLILFGALTGLVSYLSLKNRPFRKVVEGEPILAIHEGKLLEQNLKKARYSVDELNELLRKKDCFNISDVQYGILEINGELSLIKKPEKDNVKIEDLAITKPKGDGIATELIIGGQIIYENLQKKNLKGKDLLKILKNFNVKEVSEVMYCTIDTNGNFYVDKYKDDLQEKVDFSEDNQNV